From one Sulfuricurvum sp. IAE1 genomic stretch:
- a CDS encoding VWA-like domain-containing protein: MIDFSPLKARLLLEHPFFGTIAAGMESVVNDNIESFAFREGRFEYRTGYVEGLNDAQKLFALSNAALHEALSHTHRRGNRSPWLWNMACDYAINALLIDNGFEAPPAVMYDKRFGSLSAEEIYAELVTEFLDQEPNDRDADEGREGESADEKLSRAQRERRVSEAFAKNDPLSDAVVRFLGKERSGRIDWRSELRDAVGGYYVSDFTLLPPSKKLLYEGIYLPGTHSRHLDIAIAIDSSGSVDEDLLSAFIAEVESILELFGSYSVELLVCDDCIRSHARFENGENIDYVLAGGGGTDFRPVFEQIEAWHVQPRMLLYFTDLDGTFPAYEPPYETLWIAPAEADVPFGRVIVLKGSHD, encoded by the coding sequence ATGATCGATTTTTCACCCCTCAAAGCGCGATTGCTGCTTGAACACCCCTTTTTCGGGACGATCGCCGCCGGCATGGAGAGCGTTGTCAACGACAACATCGAAAGTTTCGCTTTTCGCGAAGGGCGCTTTGAATACCGCACCGGCTACGTCGAAGGATTAAACGACGCCCAGAAGCTCTTCGCGCTGAGCAACGCGGCGCTTCACGAAGCGCTTTCCCATACGCATCGGCGGGGGAACCGCAGTCCGTGGTTGTGGAATATGGCCTGTGATTACGCAATCAATGCGCTCCTGATCGACAACGGATTCGAAGCACCTCCGGCAGTGATGTATGATAAACGTTTCGGCAGCCTCAGTGCCGAAGAGATCTATGCGGAGCTCGTAACGGAATTTCTCGATCAGGAGCCAAACGACCGCGACGCGGACGAAGGGCGTGAAGGGGAGAGTGCCGATGAGAAACTTTCCCGAGCCCAACGGGAACGGCGGGTGAGTGAGGCGTTCGCCAAAAACGATCCGCTGAGCGATGCGGTGGTACGGTTTCTGGGAAAAGAGCGAAGCGGCCGGATCGACTGGCGCAGCGAATTGCGCGACGCCGTGGGCGGATATTATGTCAGCGATTTTACGCTTTTGCCTCCCAGCAAGAAACTCCTGTATGAAGGGATCTATCTGCCCGGTACCCACTCGCGGCATCTGGACATCGCGATTGCGATCGACAGTTCGGGATCGGTGGATGAGGATTTGCTTTCTGCGTTCATCGCCGAGGTCGAATCGATCCTCGAGCTGTTCGGCTCGTACAGCGTCGAGTTGCTCGTATGTGACGATTGCATCCGCTCCCATGCGCGGTTCGAAAACGGTGAAAACATCGATTACGTTTTGGCGGGGGGAGGCGGGACCGATTTTCGGCCCGTGTTCGAGCAGATCGAAGCGTGGCACGTTCAACCCCGAATGCTGCTCTATTTTACGGATCTGGACGGGACGTTTCCAGCGTATGAACCCCCTTACGAGACGTTGTGGATAGCACCTGCGGAAGCGGATGTCCCATTCGGGCGGGTGATCGTATTGAAAGGTTCTCATGACTGA
- a CDS encoding AAA family ATPase, producing the protein MRTLDALTTMRSLIGAKIPAFLWGAPGIGKSSIIKQIARERGVECIDLRLSLLDPTDLKGIPFYERDSHSAMWAPPSFLPRGGEGILFLDELNSAAPAVQASAYQLILDRKVGEYTLPEGWAIVAAGNREGDRGVVYRLPSPLANRFVHVEMEVNAADWRDWALGEGIDARVTAYIAFKNEALFGFDPSRNERSFPTPRSWEAVHRILTANLPRPLWLDAIGGAVGNDAAVDFLGFVQVMDALPDIDAIMAGEAAEAPQELSALYALSSALVGRVLASPSDKAVSHVLQYTLRLKNEFAVLIVQDLQRHGVAMEHLDAFGEWVEAYAYLL; encoded by the coding sequence ATGCGAACCCTTGATGCTTTGACGACGATGCGTTCTTTGATCGGGGCGAAAATCCCCGCTTTTTTATGGGGGGCGCCGGGAATCGGCAAATCGTCGATCATCAAACAGATTGCCAGAGAGAGGGGGGTGGAATGCATCGATCTGCGTCTTTCCCTGCTTGATCCGACCGACCTTAAGGGGATTCCCTTTTACGAACGTGATTCCCACAGTGCGATGTGGGCGCCGCCGTCGTTTCTACCCAGGGGAGGCGAGGGGATTTTGTTCCTGGATGAACTCAACTCGGCCGCCCCGGCGGTGCAGGCTTCGGCATACCAGCTGATTCTCGATCGTAAGGTGGGGGAATATACCCTCCCTGAGGGATGGGCCATTGTGGCTGCCGGAAACCGCGAAGGGGACCGCGGCGTTGTCTATCGCCTTCCCAGCCCGCTGGCGAACCGTTTCGTTCACGTCGAAATGGAAGTCAATGCAGCCGACTGGCGCGACTGGGCATTGGGAGAGGGGATCGACGCGCGGGTAACGGCTTACATCGCTTTTAAGAACGAGGCCCTTTTCGGATTCGACCCCTCGCGCAACGAACGAAGTTTCCCTACTCCCCGCAGCTGGGAGGCGGTCCATCGGATCTTGACCGCAAACCTTCCCCGTCCGCTGTGGCTTGATGCGATCGGGGGTGCGGTAGGGAACGATGCCGCCGTCGATTTTCTGGGATTTGTGCAGGTGATGGACGCCCTGCCCGATATCGACGCGATCATGGCGGGCGAAGCGGCGGAGGCTCCGCAGGAACTTTCGGCGTTGTATGCGCTCTCCTCGGCACTTGTTGGACGGGTTTTGGCATCCCCTTCGGACAAAGCCGTGTCGCATGTGCTGCAATATACATTGAGACTTAAAAACGAATTTGCCGTCCTCATCGTTCAGGATCTTCAACGCCACGGCGTGGCGATGGAGCATCTCGATGCTTTCGGGGAATGGGTTGAGGCGTACGCGTATCTGCTATGA